From one Streptomyces chromofuscus genomic stretch:
- a CDS encoding SDR family oxidoreductase produces MHSSPLGNRTVVVTGAARGLGAALARAVAGRGARVALLGHEGPELEAVATALPTATVALEVDITDPAALAGAARTVRARLGPPSVVIANAGIAEGGPFLTSDPATWQRVIDVNLAGSAHTARAFLPDLITTAGHYLQVASLASLGAAPLMSAYCASKAGVEAFAHSLRAEVAHHGVSVGIAYLNWIDTDMVRDADRYAVLRQLRLHMPPPARRVYGAEEVAERIVRGLERRRTAVYAPSWLRLVQPVRAALPPLVLRVSRRRLPRLEAEEPFHATGLLGAGGEADRAAADHAP; encoded by the coding sequence ATGCACAGCAGCCCGCTGGGCAACCGGACGGTCGTGGTGACCGGAGCCGCCCGGGGACTGGGCGCGGCGCTGGCCCGCGCGGTAGCCGGGCGAGGCGCACGCGTGGCCCTGCTCGGCCACGAGGGGCCCGAGCTGGAGGCGGTCGCGACCGCTCTGCCCACCGCGACGGTGGCCCTGGAGGTCGACATCACCGATCCGGCCGCCCTCGCCGGCGCCGCCCGCACCGTACGCGCCCGCCTGGGTCCCCCCTCCGTGGTGATCGCGAACGCCGGCATCGCCGAGGGAGGCCCCTTCCTCACCTCGGACCCGGCCACCTGGCAGCGGGTGATCGACGTGAACCTCGCCGGCAGCGCGCACACCGCCCGCGCCTTCCTGCCCGACCTGATCACCACGGCGGGCCACTATCTGCAGGTGGCGTCACTGGCCTCCCTCGGGGCGGCCCCCCTGATGAGCGCCTACTGCGCCTCCAAGGCCGGCGTCGAGGCCTTCGCCCACAGCCTGCGGGCGGAGGTGGCGCACCACGGCGTCAGCGTGGGCATCGCCTACCTGAACTGGATCGACACCGACATGGTGCGCGACGCCGACCGGTACGCCGTCCTGCGGCAGCTGCGGCTCCACATGCCGCCGCCCGCCCGGCGCGTGTACGGCGCGGAGGAGGTCGCCGAACGGATCGTGCGCGGCCTGGAACGCCGACGCACGGCGGTGTACGCGCCGTCCTGGCTGCGGCTGGTGCAGCCGGTGCGTGCCGCCCTGCCTCCGCTGGTGCTGCGCGTGTCCCGTAGGCGCCTGCCCCGTCTGGAGGCGGAGGAGCCCTTCCACGCGACCGGACTGCTCGGCGCGGGCGGCGAGGCCGACCGCGCGGCGGCGGACCACGCCCCCTGA
- a CDS encoding FAD-dependent oxidoreductase → MDGTNSLEAAERTTCCVVGGGPAGMVLALLLARAGVEVTVLEKHGDFLRDFRGDTVHPTTLSLLDELGLGERFARLPQRRVTTIQLPLGRDGTLVTVGNIAALRRRYNYIAMVPQWDLLDLLADEAGREPAFTLRMDTEATSFLVERGRVTGVAYRTSDGRTGELRATLTVACDGRGSLARSLPELGLRRFRCPMDAWWFRLPRHDGDPHGLVGGAGDRFISAMIDRGDYWQCAALIPKGSDATLRAAGLERFRDTYGAAVTWVADRMDTLTSWDEVKLLDVRLDRLRHWHRPGLLCIGDAAHAMSPVFGIGINLAVQDAVAAARHLVGPLSGKAAGLPAAVRRVQRRRRPTTALTQGLQRLAHARVIEPVLAGRPPLGRPQRAKRVAELVTTSRRLNRVPAYFLAYGALRERPPAASVRRDSRPEGAGSPSSRSDPGHT, encoded by the coding sequence ATGGACGGGACCAACTCCTTGGAAGCCGCGGAGCGGACCACCTGCTGCGTGGTGGGGGGCGGGCCCGCCGGCATGGTGCTCGCCCTGCTCCTGGCCCGGGCCGGGGTGGAGGTGACGGTCCTGGAGAAGCACGGCGACTTCCTGCGCGACTTCCGCGGCGACACCGTCCATCCGACCACCCTGTCGCTTCTGGACGAGCTCGGTCTCGGGGAGCGGTTCGCCCGGCTGCCGCAGCGCCGGGTCACGACCATCCAGCTGCCCCTGGGCAGGGACGGGACGCTGGTCACCGTCGGGAACATCGCCGCGCTGCGGCGCCGGTACAACTACATCGCGATGGTGCCCCAGTGGGACCTGCTCGACCTCCTCGCCGACGAGGCCGGCCGCGAGCCGGCCTTCACCCTGCGCATGGACACCGAGGCGACCTCCTTCCTCGTGGAGCGGGGGCGCGTCACCGGGGTGGCGTACCGCACGTCCGACGGCCGCACCGGCGAGCTGCGGGCCACCCTCACGGTGGCCTGCGACGGCCGCGGCTCGCTGGCCCGCTCGCTGCCCGAACTGGGGCTGCGCCGGTTCCGCTGCCCGATGGACGCCTGGTGGTTCCGGCTGCCCCGGCACGACGGCGATCCGCACGGGCTGGTCGGAGGCGCGGGCGACCGGTTCATCAGCGCCATGATCGACCGCGGGGACTACTGGCAGTGCGCCGCGCTGATCCCCAAGGGCAGCGACGCCACGCTCCGCGCAGCGGGTCTCGAACGGTTCAGGGACACGTACGGGGCCGCCGTCACGTGGGTCGCGGACCGGATGGACACCCTCACCTCGTGGGACGAGGTGAAGCTGCTCGACGTACGGCTGGACCGGCTCCGGCACTGGCACCGGCCGGGGCTGCTGTGCATCGGGGACGCGGCGCACGCGATGTCGCCGGTCTTCGGCATCGGCATCAATCTCGCCGTCCAGGACGCGGTCGCCGCCGCCCGCCACCTCGTCGGACCGCTGAGCGGCAAAGCGGCCGGCCTGCCGGCGGCCGTGCGCCGCGTCCAGCGCCGCCGCCGGCCCACCACGGCCCTCACCCAGGGCCTGCAACGCCTCGCCCACGCCCGCGTCATCGAGCCGGTCCTGGCGGGCCGGCCGCCCCTCGGCCGGCCGCAGCGCGCCAAGCGCGTGGCCGAGCTGGTCACCACCTCGCGCCGGCTGAACCGGGTGCCGGCCTACTTCCTGGCCTACGGCGCCCTGCGAGAACGCCCTCCCGCGGCGTCCGTCCGACGAGACTCCCGTCCCGAAGGGGCGGGCTCACCGTCCTCCCGGTCGGACCCCGGCCACACGTAG
- a CDS encoding MSMEG_6728 family protein yields the protein MQTFLPDPDFRRSALLLDRRRLGKQRVEALQVLRGLTVPGYGWRRHPAVRMWSGYEEALVRYGLEVCRVWREQGHQDSCAASLVAGFGASRPGAPVRDQSALAAAGELPPWLGDEAFHRSHRSALVRKDPQAYAEAFPGVPDDLPYVWPGSDREDGEPAPSGRESRRTDAAGGRSRRAP from the coding sequence ATGCAGACGTTCCTGCCCGATCCGGACTTCCGGCGTTCCGCCCTGCTCCTCGACCGTCGCCGTCTGGGCAAGCAGCGGGTCGAGGCGCTGCAGGTCCTGCGGGGCCTGACCGTGCCGGGCTACGGGTGGCGCAGACATCCGGCCGTGCGCATGTGGAGCGGGTACGAGGAGGCCCTGGTCCGGTACGGGCTGGAGGTCTGCCGGGTGTGGCGCGAGCAGGGACATCAGGACAGCTGTGCCGCCTCCCTGGTCGCCGGGTTCGGCGCGAGCCGTCCCGGCGCTCCCGTGCGGGACCAGTCCGCCCTCGCGGCCGCCGGGGAGCTGCCGCCGTGGCTCGGCGACGAGGCCTTCCACCGCAGTCACCGCTCGGCCCTCGTCCGCAAGGACCCACAGGCCTACGCGGAGGCGTTCCCCGGCGTACCGGACGATCTGCCCTACGTGTGGCCGGGGTCCGACCGGGAGGACGGTGAGCCCGCCCCTTCGGGACGGGAGTCTCGTCGGACGGACGCCGCGGGAGGGCGTTCTCGCAGGGCGCCGTAG